A portion of the Pithys albifrons albifrons isolate INPA30051 chromosome 1, PitAlb_v1, whole genome shotgun sequence genome contains these proteins:
- the HEPHL1 gene encoding ferroxidase HEPHL1 isoform X2, protein MARTADETTIEGTGAANAFALMFSIVDENFSWYLDENINTFCLEPDTVDKEDEGFQTSNRMHAINGYIYGNLPGLEMCADTSMSWHLFGMGSEIDIHAAYFYGHTFTSRDQRADVIGLFPATFITAEMTPGSPGRWLITCQVNEHLRGGMEALYDVQICQKNLSHPSPISHMRRYYIAAEEVLWNYGPDGYDKFTGQGLNATGSESATYFTQGTDRIGGQYWKVRYVEYTDATFSKKTWSKDMKHLGILGPVIKAEVGDTVLVTFANKARRSYSIMAHGVSFSKLSEGAPYLDGYLKPGAHVKPGETFTYKWRVPENGGPAESDPPCLTYLYYSATDAVKDTNSGLVGPLLVCRKNTLNHDRTQKGIDREFYLLFSIFDENDSWYLNKNIEAFTGDPSKVDENDPDFKESNKMHAVNGYLYGNLPGLTMCKNDKVSWHLIGLGSHYDMHGVQFQGNTIDLRGTTRDGLALFPHLSGTALMQPDRVGTFKVVCRTFDHFVGGMKHLYEVSSCRNATQAQQQYGAMRLYYIAAEEVEWDYASNKSSAPKIYNISSYEESYGHVFLSQAEDLIGSKYKKVVYREYTNGNFTHRKVRTEEEEHLEILGPLLHAEVGESVLIVFKNKASRPYSISAHGIEEVGCEEQPETPITLPGEINTYRWNVPERSGPGKTDPNCITWVYYSTANFVKDTHSGLIGPLVVCRKGTLDERGLRKDIDREFTLLFMVFDENESWYLKENIETYLHKNPDDFNSTENFVEGNSKHAINGKIYNSLLGLTMNEGDRTNWYLIGMGNEVDIHTVHFHAQTFIFKTDKDHRGDVYDLFPGTFQTVELVAENPGTWLLHCHVADHIHAGMETTYTINKSEWEAPSEGGLTTRTFNTTATNRTIAEDYDSKGDNYFGKTLSPGETSLILGAIFSIGLVLLSTALIFFCLITHQGNRIHYMALHDKSALLADSL, encoded by the exons CTATTAATGGTTATATTTATGGCAATCTCCCCGGCTTGGAGATGTGTGCTGACACTTCGATGTCCTGGCACTTGTTTGGCATGGGAAGCGAGATAGATATTCATGCTGCTTATTTCTACGGCCACACGTTCACTAGCAGAGACCAGAGAGCAGATGTCATCGGTCTGTTCCCAGCAACATTCATCACAGCGGAGATGACTCCTGGGAGCCCTGGGAGGTGGCTGATAACGTGTCAGGTCAATGAGCACTTACGAG GTGGCATGGAGGCACTATATGATGTTCAGATCTGTCAAAAAAACCTGTCTCACCCTTCACCAATCAGTCACATGAGAAGATACTATATTGCTGCTGAAGAAGTGCTCTGGAATTATGGACCTGATGGTTATGATAAATTCACTGGGCAGGGTTTGAATGCCACTGGCAG TGAATCTGCAACATATTTCACACAAGGGACTGACAGAATAGGAGGGCAGTACTGGAAAGTTCGCTATGTGGAATACACTGACGCAACATTCAGTAAGAAGACTTGGTCAAAGGACATGAAGCACCTAGGAATACTTG GCCCTGTCATAAAAGCTGAAGTGGGAGACACGGTGCTAGTTACTTTTGCCAACAAAGCCAGAAGAAGCTACAGCATTATGGCCCATGGCGTAAGCTTCAGCAAGCTGTCGGAAGGTGCTCCCTACTTAGATG GCTATCTGAAGCCAGGAGCCCATGTTAAGCCAGGTGAAACCTTCACATACAAGTGGAGGGTCCCTGAAAATGGAGGTCCAGCAGAGAGTGACCCCCCATGCCTGACCTATCTGTACTACTCAGCCACTGATGCTGTCAAGGACACCAACTCTGGTCTCGTGGGGCCTTTGCTGGTCTGTCGGAAGAACACACTGAATCACGACAGGACACAG AAAGGAATAGATAGAGAATTTTACCTCCTCTTTTCAATCTTTGATGAGAATGACAGCTGGTATTTGAACAAGAATATTGAAGCATTTACTGGAGACCCTTCAAAAGTAGATGAAAATGATCCTGATTTCAAGGAGTCCAACAAAATGCACG ctgtCAATGGCTACTTGTATGGTAATCTGCCAGGCCTGACCATGTGCAAGAATGACAAGGTCTCCTGGCACCTCATTGGGCTGGGCAGTCACTACGACATGCATGGGGTTCAATTTCAAGGAAACACCATTGACCTGAGAGGGACAACAAGGGACGGGCTGGCCTTGTTTCCTCATTTGTCGGGGACAGCACTGATGCAGCCAGACCGTGTGG GCACATTCAAAGTGGTTTGCAGGACTTTTGATCACTTTGTGGGTGGGATGAAACATTTGTACGAGGTCAGCAGCTGCCGCAATGCCACCCAAGCCCAGCAGCAGTACGGAGCCATGAGGCTCTACTACATTGCTGCCGAGGAAGTTGAGTGGGACTATGCCTCAAATAAGAGCTCGGCACCGAAAATCTACAACATCAGCAGCTATGAGGAAAG ctaTGGGCATGTTTTTCTGAGCCAAGCAGAAGATCTGATTGGTTCAAAATACAAGAAGGTGGTTTACAGGGAGTATACAAATGGCAACTTCACACATCGCAAAGTGAGGACAGAAGAGGAGGAACACTTGGAAATTCTGG GGCCCTTACTCCATGCTGAGGTTGGTGAGTCTGTACTGATCGTATTTAAGAACAAAGCCAGCAGGCCTTACTCAATAAGTGCACATGGTATAGAAGAAGTGGGTTGTGAAGAACAGCCGGAGACACCAATTACCCTCCCTG GAGAAATAAATACCTACAGGTGGAATGTCCCAGAACGATCCGGTCCTGGCAAAACAGATCCAAACTGTATCACTTGGGTTTATTATTCAACAGCAAATTTTGTAAAG gacACACACAGCGGTCTGATTGGGCCTCTTGTAGTTTGCAGAAAAGGAACTCTAGATGAAAGAGGTCTAAGGAAAGACATTGATCGTGAATTTACTCTTCTGTTTATGGTGTTTGATGAAAATGAATCCtggtatttgaaagaaaatattgaaacaTATCTTCATAAGAATCCTGATGATTTTAATTCTACTGAGAACTTTGTAGAAGGCAACAGCAAGCACG CAATCAATGGGAAGATTTATAACAGTCTCTTGGGTCTAACAATGAATGAAGGTGATAGGACAAACTGGTATTTGATAGGAATGGGCAACGAAGTGGATATTCATACAGTTCATTTCCATGCACAGACCTTCATCTTCAAG ACAGATAAGGACCACAGAGGAGATGTATatgacctttttcctgggaCTTTCCAGACAGTTGAACTGGTAGCAGAAAACCCTGGAACGTGGCTTCTGCACTGCCATGTAGCCGATCACATCCATGCTGGCATGGAGACAACCTACACCATCAACAAATCAG AGTGGGAAGCTCCTTCAGAAGGAGGACTCACAACTAGAACATTCAATACAACTGCAACAAATAGAACTATTGCAGAGG ATTATGACAGCAAAGGGGACAATTATTTTGGCAAAACTTTGAGTCCTGGAGAAACCAGCCTGATACTTGGAGCAATTTTTTCCATTGGACTTGTCCTGCTGTCAACAGCGTTAATCTTCTTCTGCCTCATCACCCACCAAGGAAACAGGATCCATTACATGGCTCTGCATGACAAAAGTGCACTTCTGGCAGATTCCTTGTAA
- the HEPHL1 gene encoding ferroxidase HEPHL1 isoform X3 codes for MFSIVDENFSWYLDENINTFCLEPDTVDKEDEGFQTSNRMHAINGYIYGNLPGLEMCADTSMSWHLFGMGSEIDIHAAYFYGHTFTSRDQRADVIGLFPATFITAEMTPGSPGRWLITCQVNEHLRGGMEALYDVQICQKNLSHPSPISHMRRYYIAAEEVLWNYGPDGYDKFTGQGLNATGSESATYFTQGTDRIGGQYWKVRYVEYTDATFSKKTWSKDMKHLGILGPVIKAEVGDTVLVTFANKARRSYSIMAHGVSFSKLSEGAPYLDGYLKPGAHVKPGETFTYKWRVPENGGPAESDPPCLTYLYYSATDAVKDTNSGLVGPLLVCRKNTLNHDRTQKGIDREFYLLFSIFDENDSWYLNKNIEAFTGDPSKVDENDPDFKESNKMHAVNGYLYGNLPGLTMCKNDKVSWHLIGLGSHYDMHGVQFQGNTIDLRGTTRDGLALFPHLSGTALMQPDRVGTFKVVCRTFDHFVGGMKHLYEVSSCRNATQAQQQYGAMRLYYIAAEEVEWDYASNKSSAPKIYNISSYEESYGHVFLSQAEDLIGSKYKKVVYREYTNGNFTHRKVRTEEEEHLEILGPLLHAEVGESVLIVFKNKASRPYSISAHGIEEVGCEEQPETPITLPGEINTYRWNVPERSGPGKTDPNCITWVYYSTANFVKDTHSGLIGPLVVCRKGTLDERGLRKDIDREFTLLFMVFDENESWYLKENIETYLHKNPDDFNSTENFVEGNSKHAINGKIYNSLLGLTMNEGDRTNWYLIGMGNEVDIHTVHFHAQTFIFKTDKDHRGDVYDLFPGTFQTVELVAENPGTWLLHCHVADHIHAGMETTYTINKSEWEAPSEGGLTTRTFNTTATNRTIAEDYDSKGDNYFGKTLSPGETSLILGAIFSIGLVLLSTALIFFCLITHQGNRIHYMALHDKSALLADSL; via the exons CTATTAATGGTTATATTTATGGCAATCTCCCCGGCTTGGAGATGTGTGCTGACACTTCGATGTCCTGGCACTTGTTTGGCATGGGAAGCGAGATAGATATTCATGCTGCTTATTTCTACGGCCACACGTTCACTAGCAGAGACCAGAGAGCAGATGTCATCGGTCTGTTCCCAGCAACATTCATCACAGCGGAGATGACTCCTGGGAGCCCTGGGAGGTGGCTGATAACGTGTCAGGTCAATGAGCACTTACGAG GTGGCATGGAGGCACTATATGATGTTCAGATCTGTCAAAAAAACCTGTCTCACCCTTCACCAATCAGTCACATGAGAAGATACTATATTGCTGCTGAAGAAGTGCTCTGGAATTATGGACCTGATGGTTATGATAAATTCACTGGGCAGGGTTTGAATGCCACTGGCAG TGAATCTGCAACATATTTCACACAAGGGACTGACAGAATAGGAGGGCAGTACTGGAAAGTTCGCTATGTGGAATACACTGACGCAACATTCAGTAAGAAGACTTGGTCAAAGGACATGAAGCACCTAGGAATACTTG GCCCTGTCATAAAAGCTGAAGTGGGAGACACGGTGCTAGTTACTTTTGCCAACAAAGCCAGAAGAAGCTACAGCATTATGGCCCATGGCGTAAGCTTCAGCAAGCTGTCGGAAGGTGCTCCCTACTTAGATG GCTATCTGAAGCCAGGAGCCCATGTTAAGCCAGGTGAAACCTTCACATACAAGTGGAGGGTCCCTGAAAATGGAGGTCCAGCAGAGAGTGACCCCCCATGCCTGACCTATCTGTACTACTCAGCCACTGATGCTGTCAAGGACACCAACTCTGGTCTCGTGGGGCCTTTGCTGGTCTGTCGGAAGAACACACTGAATCACGACAGGACACAG AAAGGAATAGATAGAGAATTTTACCTCCTCTTTTCAATCTTTGATGAGAATGACAGCTGGTATTTGAACAAGAATATTGAAGCATTTACTGGAGACCCTTCAAAAGTAGATGAAAATGATCCTGATTTCAAGGAGTCCAACAAAATGCACG ctgtCAATGGCTACTTGTATGGTAATCTGCCAGGCCTGACCATGTGCAAGAATGACAAGGTCTCCTGGCACCTCATTGGGCTGGGCAGTCACTACGACATGCATGGGGTTCAATTTCAAGGAAACACCATTGACCTGAGAGGGACAACAAGGGACGGGCTGGCCTTGTTTCCTCATTTGTCGGGGACAGCACTGATGCAGCCAGACCGTGTGG GCACATTCAAAGTGGTTTGCAGGACTTTTGATCACTTTGTGGGTGGGATGAAACATTTGTACGAGGTCAGCAGCTGCCGCAATGCCACCCAAGCCCAGCAGCAGTACGGAGCCATGAGGCTCTACTACATTGCTGCCGAGGAAGTTGAGTGGGACTATGCCTCAAATAAGAGCTCGGCACCGAAAATCTACAACATCAGCAGCTATGAGGAAAG ctaTGGGCATGTTTTTCTGAGCCAAGCAGAAGATCTGATTGGTTCAAAATACAAGAAGGTGGTTTACAGGGAGTATACAAATGGCAACTTCACACATCGCAAAGTGAGGACAGAAGAGGAGGAACACTTGGAAATTCTGG GGCCCTTACTCCATGCTGAGGTTGGTGAGTCTGTACTGATCGTATTTAAGAACAAAGCCAGCAGGCCTTACTCAATAAGTGCACATGGTATAGAAGAAGTGGGTTGTGAAGAACAGCCGGAGACACCAATTACCCTCCCTG GAGAAATAAATACCTACAGGTGGAATGTCCCAGAACGATCCGGTCCTGGCAAAACAGATCCAAACTGTATCACTTGGGTTTATTATTCAACAGCAAATTTTGTAAAG gacACACACAGCGGTCTGATTGGGCCTCTTGTAGTTTGCAGAAAAGGAACTCTAGATGAAAGAGGTCTAAGGAAAGACATTGATCGTGAATTTACTCTTCTGTTTATGGTGTTTGATGAAAATGAATCCtggtatttgaaagaaaatattgaaacaTATCTTCATAAGAATCCTGATGATTTTAATTCTACTGAGAACTTTGTAGAAGGCAACAGCAAGCACG CAATCAATGGGAAGATTTATAACAGTCTCTTGGGTCTAACAATGAATGAAGGTGATAGGACAAACTGGTATTTGATAGGAATGGGCAACGAAGTGGATATTCATACAGTTCATTTCCATGCACAGACCTTCATCTTCAAG ACAGATAAGGACCACAGAGGAGATGTATatgacctttttcctgggaCTTTCCAGACAGTTGAACTGGTAGCAGAAAACCCTGGAACGTGGCTTCTGCACTGCCATGTAGCCGATCACATCCATGCTGGCATGGAGACAACCTACACCATCAACAAATCAG AGTGGGAAGCTCCTTCAGAAGGAGGACTCACAACTAGAACATTCAATACAACTGCAACAAATAGAACTATTGCAGAGG ATTATGACAGCAAAGGGGACAATTATTTTGGCAAAACTTTGAGTCCTGGAGAAACCAGCCTGATACTTGGAGCAATTTTTTCCATTGGACTTGTCCTGCTGTCAACAGCGTTAATCTTCTTCTGCCTCATCACCCACCAAGGAAACAGGATCCATTACATGGCTCTGCATGACAAAAGTGCACTTCTGGCAGATTCCTTGTAA